The Pelotomaculum isophthalicicum JI genome includes a window with the following:
- a CDS encoding S-layer homology domain-containing protein: MALLFCLCLAMFLSCALPALAATDPAAAGSSASDAVLPTGSPAFTDLSVSDPLYPDVRYLAGKNIISGFPDGSFRPADSITRAEAAKMMALAKGLTPASGGAQTFSDVPGGHWAYGVIEAAAQNGLFKGYPDGTFNPDGSITRAEAIALLMRLSGGALTDKTVEIADVPAGHWAYQQVATAVQAGLVELSADKSFKPDVIFQRGEMAKSLSALFTLSPVLRPNDLTGKLTVKSGTVKVNGTKVENSVKVGAGDVIATSANSKAEIAFDDGSGFLIMPDTEFTITTAKGFNYMKKDGAAGVAVDKLTVSLKKGNIFGALASRYDNNKTASLNGDNAVLLASLDLPPGILLAEGESAESEAAWWNEPYTQRTRVEVDMPWGVAAIRGTFWHNGVIPNGLNSTALIIGNAIFTAGGRSVSITGGQSSTITSSSGTPTAPVALSQAERQAFADVKDWVTQRAQEIQNNLPPAPTPAVQGAQESSNVVSNVTGALNQATSGVTSSDQTNNSGNGSSSNSSSSNSSESGGSSDSSSGSNMVTATYNDPFTVKAKLLDENAQPLSGKTINFGIQEGDSYVPDTSGIPSIADVVYGTAVTDSTGCAVWTVSNYGNKINAYSYTIGAEFTGDGTNQYNMNTASLYITDMPMSQYSFDIGMQLSTNMAVYGVDTVSVTVNCTNYGTTTPAANAMVYVGIYNYYSSYGPPLASFVLTTDSTGRATGVLPALPKGKYNVTVSTYNNSYYSDWMTHAELQVTGNTRLRFNEPSALYASVGTDSQGHGDEVSADAILEFYSNGAWQPLTGGTVSMEVFYNISYDTSNNICGSSSQTTPITSVSSSGQVSYNLDVGQIANKNPHLYRVFYSYDGKVGGSQIYDQALSIRDLYLGYTYVEQTDTVPVFSSSANQSGGALNFVWKAMTAAGSEPVAGEGISYVISNSGSYEYNSAPVSSGVVTSGADGKFIVPLPIEPAKYHVRLSAAGSVAGCMSPEFKSNNLNSTGHGYYDVIWGGTSLYLYNEDNLVPDNTLKARLAYYTSFSINSSGGYYASTRSGGLAGATVSYYVYASDGNTFLGNLGSAVTDANGYAVMKVTSDLMTQLGLDTSLKTAYKVKAVYTGNTSYAATSNYDFDYKQRRFSNTILKVYKVNLVKGGS; this comes from the coding sequence ATGGCCCTGTTGTTCTGCCTTTGCCTGGCAATGTTCCTGAGTTGCGCCCTACCGGCGCTGGCCGCGACAGACCCGGCTGCCGCCGGTTCGTCCGCGTCAGACGCGGTGTTACCAACAGGCAGTCCCGCTTTTACCGATCTGTCTGTGAGCGATCCCTTGTATCCGGATGTCCGTTATCTGGCCGGGAAGAACATCATTTCGGGTTTTCCTGACGGCTCCTTCCGTCCCGCGGATTCCATCACCCGCGCCGAGGCTGCCAAAATGATGGCGCTGGCCAAAGGGCTGACGCCGGCAAGTGGAGGAGCGCAGACCTTCAGCGACGTGCCTGGCGGACACTGGGCCTACGGTGTGATCGAGGCCGCCGCTCAAAACGGCCTGTTCAAAGGTTACCCGGACGGAACGTTTAATCCCGATGGCAGCATCACCAGGGCTGAAGCCATAGCACTACTAATGAGGTTGTCCGGCGGCGCCCTTACTGACAAAACCGTGGAAATCGCCGACGTGCCAGCCGGGCACTGGGCCTACCAGCAGGTGGCGACAGCGGTGCAGGCCGGGCTGGTGGAACTGTCCGCCGACAAGTCGTTCAAACCGGATGTTATTTTTCAGCGGGGCGAAATGGCTAAAAGCCTCTCTGCTTTATTTACCTTAAGCCCGGTTTTACGGCCAAACGACCTGACTGGTAAACTAACGGTCAAGAGCGGTACAGTAAAAGTAAACGGTACGAAGGTTGAAAACAGTGTGAAGGTGGGCGCGGGAGATGTAATTGCCACCAGCGCCAACAGCAAGGCTGAGATTGCTTTTGACGACGGCAGCGGCTTTTTGATCATGCCCGACACCGAATTCACCATTACGACGGCGAAAGGCTTCAACTACATGAAGAAAGACGGCGCCGCCGGCGTGGCTGTGGACAAGCTCACGGTCAGCCTGAAAAAAGGCAATATCTTCGGCGCGTTAGCCAGCCGTTATGATAATAATAAAACTGCTTCCCTTAACGGGGATAACGCCGTGCTTCTCGCCTCGCTCGATTTACCGCCCGGCATCTTGCTGGCCGAGGGAGAGAGTGCCGAAAGCGAGGCGGCCTGGTGGAACGAGCCTTATACGCAGAGGACGAGAGTGGAAGTCGACATGCCCTGGGGTGTGGCGGCAATCCGGGGAACCTTCTGGCACAACGGGGTTATCCCCAACGGTCTGAACAGCACAGCCTTAATTATCGGTAATGCTATATTTACCGCAGGCGGCCGGAGTGTATCAATCACCGGCGGCCAATCCAGTACCATCACCTCGTCCAGCGGAACACCCACTGCACCGGTAGCTTTGAGCCAGGCTGAAAGGCAGGCTTTTGCCGATGTGAAGGACTGGGTGACCCAACGTGCCCAGGAAATCCAGAACAATTTGCCACCTGCGCCGACCCCCGCGGTACAGGGAGCACAGGAATCGTCTAACGTTGTTAGTAATGTTACCGGGGCGTTGAACCAGGCTACGAGCGGTGTGACATCTTCCGATCAAACAAATAATAGTGGAAATGGGAGTTCAAGCAACAGCAGTAGTAGCAACAGTAGCGAAAGTGGTGGTAGCAGCGATAGTAGCAGCGGTAGCAACATGGTAACGGCTACTTATAATGATCCGTTTACTGTAAAGGCGAAACTGCTTGACGAAAACGCTCAACCTCTCTCCGGGAAGACAATAAACTTTGGTATTCAAGAGGGCGATTCTTATGTTCCGGATACTTCTGGTATCCCGAGCATTGCTGATGTCGTCTACGGTACCGCGGTGACCGACAGCACCGGTTGTGCCGTTTGGACCGTTTCAAACTATGGCAATAAGATTAATGCTTATAGTTATACTATCGGAGCTGAGTTCACCGGTGACGGGACAAACCAGTACAATATGAACACCGCGTCTCTTTATATAACAGACATGCCGATGTCACAATACTCCTTTGATATAGGAATGCAGCTTTCAACAAATATGGCGGTATATGGAGTAGATACTGTATCCGTTACGGTAAACTGTACAAATTATGGGACCACTACACCTGCGGCAAATGCAATGGTTTATGTGGGTATTTATAATTATTACTCCAGTTACGGCCCTCCATTGGCTTCGTTCGTACTGACTACCGACAGTACCGGTCGCGCCACCGGGGTACTTCCTGCGCTGCCTAAGGGTAAGTATAATGTGACGGTTAGCACATACAATAATTCCTATTATAGTGACTGGATGACACATGCGGAACTCCAGGTAACCGGCAATACACGACTGCGTTTCAATGAGCCGTCAGCATTGTACGCCAGCGTGGGGACGGATAGCCAGGGACACGGCGACGAAGTCAGCGCCGACGCGATTCTGGAATTCTATAGCAACGGTGCCTGGCAGCCTCTGACCGGGGGGACTGTATCAATGGAAGTCTTCTATAATATATCCTACGATACTTCCAATAATATTTGCGGTTCCAGTTCACAAACTACGCCTATCACATCTGTTTCAAGCTCGGGACAGGTGAGCTACAATCTTGATGTAGGTCAAATCGCTAATAAAAATCCCCACCTGTATCGCGTGTTTTATAGTTATGACGGAAAAGTGGGTGGAAGTCAGATCTATGATCAGGCTCTATCCATACGGGATCTCTACCTCGGCTACACATATGTGGAGCAAACGGACACGGTGCCGGTGTTTTCCTCAAGCGCGAACCAGTCCGGGGGAGCGTTGAATTTTGTCTGGAAGGCTATGACGGCAGCCGGTTCCGAGCCGGTAGCGGGTGAAGGAATTAGTTATGTAATCAGTAATAGCGGTAGTTACGAATACAATAGCGCTCCTGTCAGTTCAGGTGTCGTTACTTCCGGCGCTGACGGGAAATTTATAGTACCCCTGCCAATTGAACCAGCAAAATACCATGTCAGACTATCAGCGGCAGGATCAGTAGCAGGCTGCATGTCTCCTGAATTTAAAAGTAATAACTTAAACAGTACTGGCCATGGTTACTACGATGTCATTTGGGGCGGGACAAGCCTTTACCTGTATAATGAGGACAATCTGGTTCCCGACAATACGCTGAAGGCTAGATTAGCTTATTACACAAGTTTTTCAATAAATTCGTCAGGAGGCTATTATGCATCTACAAGGTCAGGCGGTCTTGCCGGCGCAACAGTGAGTTATTACGTTTACGCCAGTGACGGAAACACGTTCCTGGGGAACCTTGGATCAGCTGTCACAGACGCGAATGGCTACGCTGTGATGAAAGTGACGTCAGATTTAATGACACAGTTAGGTCTGGATACCAGCCTAAAAACAGCTTACAAGGTGAAAGCTGTATACACTGGAAACACAAGTTACGCGGCTACCTCAAATTATGACTTTGATTACAAACAACGTCGCTTTAGCAACACTATCTTAAAGGTCTACAAGGTAAACTTAGTAAAAGGCGGCAGTTAA
- a CDS encoding polymer-forming cytoskeletal protein yields MFKRKKWLVPALVLLVLLSLTAPALAVEIRNGDNVTIPAGALKGPLFVAGNEIVIDADVDGDVFAAGQTVIINGNVNGDLLAAARTIRINGEVGGDARCAAQDIDLKGELGQSLTAAASEVRQLDGSRVNRDALIFANQITVSGTVGRQYLGAGGTVRLNGAIGNDVNLWRVEDLRLGPAAVVGGNLYYGAPHEATVASGAQIAGTTKWEYLEPKTPTQRQHRGFNWLGALAWFAAGVLFWGVLTLISPGIWNLLSQNMRQSPGHSFGWGLLLLLITPLVILLLLITVIAIPLSLILMAAYLILLYAAKIIVGDFIGRLLAARFGWAGRVNSILPFLLGFALLLLLTSIPIVGLLMSIATVCLAMGAAFLAIYHWRQGGTQLEH; encoded by the coding sequence ATGTTTAAAAGAAAAAAATGGCTGGTTCCGGCTCTCGTTTTACTGGTGTTGCTGTCTTTAACAGCCCCAGCGCTAGCAGTGGAGATAAGAAATGGAGACAATGTCACGATCCCGGCAGGTGCTCTCAAGGGGCCGCTATTCGTGGCCGGTAACGAAATTGTGATTGACGCGGACGTGGATGGAGATGTCTTTGCCGCCGGACAGACCGTCATTATTAATGGTAATGTCAACGGGGACCTCCTGGCTGCGGCACGCACCATCCGGATCAACGGCGAAGTTGGCGGGGACGCGCGATGTGCGGCTCAGGATATAGATCTTAAAGGCGAACTGGGACAAAGCTTGACTGCCGCAGCCAGTGAGGTGAGGCAGTTGGATGGCTCCAGGGTGAACCGCGACGCGCTGATTTTTGCCAACCAGATCACCGTTTCAGGCACAGTCGGCCGCCAGTACCTGGGAGCAGGCGGGACAGTGCGGCTAAACGGCGCGATAGGGAACGACGTTAATTTATGGAGAGTTGAGGACCTGAGACTTGGTCCCGCTGCCGTCGTCGGTGGCAATCTTTATTACGGCGCACCGCACGAGGCCACTGTCGCTTCCGGTGCTCAAATTGCGGGAACAACCAAGTGGGAGTATCTTGAACCTAAGACGCCAACACAACGCCAGCATAGAGGCTTTAACTGGCTGGGAGCGCTGGCCTGGTTTGCCGCGGGCGTTTTGTTCTGGGGTGTCCTGACCCTGATTTCCCCAGGAATATGGAACCTTCTCAGCCAAAACATGCGGCAGTCACCCGGCCATTCGTTCGGTTGGGGCCTGTTGCTGCTGCTGATAACCCCGTTAGTGATCTTGTTGCTGTTAATTACGGTTATCGCCATCCCACTTTCCTTAATCCTGATGGCAGCTTATTTGATACTCCTTTACGCCGCCAAAATTATTGTTGGGGACTTTATTGGCCGGCTGCTGGCCGCTCGCTTCGGCTGGGCCGGACGGGTTAATTCCATCCTGCCATTCTTGCTCGGGTTTGCGCTGCTACTGTTGTTAACCAGCATCCCGATAGTAGGCCTGCTCATGAGCATTGCCACGGTCTGCCTGGCCATGGGAGCAGCTTTTCTGGCTATTTATCACTGGCGGCAAGGCGGTACGCAGCTCGAGCATTAG
- the recQ gene encoding DNA helicase RecQ, giving the protein MMQKARVILKEHFGYSSFKKGQEPIIESILQGRDTLGIMPTGGGKSACYQIPALLFPGLTLVFSPLISLMKDQVDSLDGLGIPGTFINSSLSYDEVEERISQAKRGKFKLLYVAPERLESTRFIANIKSLPVSLLAVDEAHCISQWGHDFRPSYLAIGQFIQELPHRPPVAAFTATATAEVRQDIVKMLGLKNPKLVVTGFNRENLFFSVIRGENKRDFLLEYLAGRKEEAGIIYAATRKEVDNLYEFLCKKGYSAGKYHAGLSDEERTGSQDKFLYDDIRIMVATNAFGMGIDKSNVRYVIHYNLPKNMEAYYQEAGRAGRDDGPGECVLLFGPQDIQIQKFLIEQTQYSPERKLNEYRKLQTMVDYCHTPHCLRKFILRYFGEESIAEECGNCGTCSEKNELVDKTVDAQMIFSCILRMREQFGISLVAEVLKGSLNKKALRYGFSDLSTYGLMKDRTLKQISDFANVLIAEGYIQLTEGQYPVARLTPRAFPVLKGLEKVILKVRKKEAAAAADDSLFERLRGLRKEIAQREGVPPYIVFADSTLREMSILLPADQHAMLSIKGVGQRRFESYGRQFLELIRKYAAEKGISLRHGKPAGKKARDNETPSHLITLNLYREGGTIQEIARRRGLSVVTVQDHLVRCGLEGHQIDWDPFIPQEYEALILRKIEEVGAQRLRPIKEELPAEVDYFAIKAVLCKYRLMTNK; this is encoded by the coding sequence ATGATGCAAAAGGCCCGGGTGATTTTAAAAGAACATTTCGGTTACTCCTCCTTTAAAAAAGGGCAGGAGCCAATTATTGAAAGCATTCTGCAAGGCAGGGACACCCTGGGGATAATGCCCACGGGCGGCGGTAAGTCCGCCTGTTACCAGATCCCGGCTTTGCTGTTTCCCGGGCTGACCCTGGTTTTCTCTCCCCTGATTTCCTTGATGAAGGATCAGGTGGACTCCCTCGACGGTTTGGGCATTCCGGGAACCTTTATCAACAGCAGCTTGAGCTATGATGAGGTGGAGGAGAGGATTAGCCAGGCAAAACGTGGAAAATTTAAACTGCTCTACGTGGCGCCCGAAAGGTTGGAATCAACCCGGTTTATTGCAAACATCAAATCACTGCCGGTTTCTTTGCTGGCTGTGGACGAAGCTCATTGTATATCCCAGTGGGGCCACGACTTCCGGCCCAGTTATCTGGCGATTGGTCAATTTATTCAAGAACTGCCCCACCGGCCGCCTGTGGCGGCCTTTACCGCGACCGCCACAGCCGAGGTGCGCCAGGATATCGTCAAGATGCTCGGTTTAAAGAATCCGAAGCTTGTTGTGACGGGGTTCAACCGGGAGAACCTGTTTTTTTCCGTAATCCGGGGCGAAAACAAAAGGGACTTTTTATTGGAATACTTGGCCGGCCGGAAAGAGGAGGCCGGAATCATTTACGCGGCGACCCGGAAAGAAGTGGACAACCTCTATGAGTTCCTCTGTAAGAAAGGATACTCCGCGGGGAAATACCACGCCGGATTAAGTGATGAAGAGAGGACCGGCAGCCAGGACAAGTTCCTTTACGATGACATCCGGATTATGGTTGCCACGAACGCCTTCGGCATGGGCATCGACAAATCCAACGTCCGCTATGTGATCCACTACAACCTCCCCAAAAACATGGAGGCTTACTACCAGGAAGCCGGCCGTGCCGGAAGGGACGATGGGCCGGGGGAATGCGTTTTGCTGTTTGGTCCCCAGGACATCCAGATCCAAAAATTCCTTATTGAGCAGACACAATATTCACCGGAAAGAAAGTTAAATGAGTACCGGAAATTACAAACCATGGTGGATTATTGCCACACCCCGCATTGCCTGAGAAAATTTATTTTACGGTATTTCGGAGAAGAAAGCATAGCGGAGGAATGCGGGAACTGCGGCACCTGTAGCGAAAAAAACGAACTGGTTGATAAAACGGTTGACGCCCAGATGATCTTTTCCTGCATACTGCGCATGCGGGAACAGTTCGGGATCTCCCTGGTGGCGGAGGTTTTAAAGGGTTCCTTGAACAAAAAAGCGCTGCGCTACGGGTTTAGCGACCTGTCCACCTACGGCCTGATGAAAGACCGGACCCTGAAGCAAATCAGCGATTTCGCCAATGTGCTGATCGCCGAAGGATACATTCAGCTGACGGAAGGCCAGTACCCCGTGGCCAGATTGACTCCCCGGGCCTTTCCCGTCCTGAAAGGATTGGAGAAAGTAATACTCAAGGTGCGGAAAAAAGAAGCGGCCGCCGCTGCGGACGACTCCCTTTTTGAACGGCTGCGCGGACTGCGCAAGGAGATTGCGCAAAGGGAAGGAGTACCTCCTTATATTGTTTTCGCGGACAGCACCCTGCGGGAAATGTCTATCCTCCTTCCGGCGGATCAACACGCCATGCTGTCCATCAAAGGAGTGGGGCAAAGGAGATTTGAAAGCTACGGCCGGCAGTTCTTGGAGTTGATTCGGAAATACGCGGCCGAAAAGGGAATCTCCCTCCGGCATGGGAAGCCTGCCGGAAAAAAGGCGCGGGACAATGAAACGCCGAGTCACCTGATTACTCTGAACCTGTACCGGGAAGGCGGCACAATTCAGGAAATCGCCAGGCGGAGGGGCTTGAGCGTGGTGACTGTTCAGGACCACCTCGTCCGGTGCGGTCTGGAAGGTCACCAAATCGATTGGGATCCCTTTATCCCGCAAGAGTATGAAGCCTTGATCTTGCGGAAGATTGAAGAAGTCGGCGCTCAGAGATTAAGGCCCATCAAGGAAGAATTGCCGGCCGAGGTGGATTACTTTGCCATTAAAGCCGTGTTATGCAAATACAGGCTGATGACAAATAAATAG
- a CDS encoding helix-hairpin-helix domain-containing protein, with protein MSTSAKQTVLRQLRMIPGVGKTVAQNLYDLGFHSIEDLKDRDPDELYLQHCVQKGMKVDRCMLYVFRCAVYYASNERHNPELLKWWNWKD; from the coding sequence ATGTCAACTTCAGCTAAACAAACAGTACTGAGGCAACTCCGCATGATTCCAGGTGTCGGCAAGACTGTCGCCCAGAATTTATATGATTTGGGATTCCATTCAATAGAAGATTTAAAAGATCGCGATCCGGATGAATTGTATCTGCAGCACTGCGTTCAAAAGGGTATGAAAGTTGACCGGTGCATGCTTTATGTGTTCCGCTGTGCCGTTTATTACGCGTCCAATGAAAGACACAATCCTGAGTTATTAAAATGGTGGAACTGGAAGGATTAA
- a CDS encoding GNAT family N-acetyltransferase — protein sequence MNYTFAERVSQMKSSVIREILKVTELITLPKEGGGIMVLHYEPMTEKHGKEIIDIFNYYVENSYAAYPEQKLLYDFFNKFLEMTRGYPAFIIKNITGKIVGFCFLRAHNPLPVFRETAEISYFLKEDEVGKGIGKYALGLLEKEGKAMGIKYILASISSYNEQSLCFHKKNGFIECGRFRNIGKKKGKNFDVVWMEKEI from the coding sequence ATGAATTATACTTTTGCCGAGCGGGTCAGCCAGATGAAAAGTTCGGTCATTCGTGAGATATTGAAAGTTACCGAATTAATAACTCTGCCAAAAGAAGGGGGTGGCATTATGGTTTTACATTATGAGCCGATGACTGAAAAACATGGCAAGGAAATAATTGATATCTTTAATTATTATGTGGAAAACAGTTATGCAGCCTACCCGGAGCAAAAGCTTCTATACGATTTTTTCAACAAGTTCCTGGAGATGACCAGGGGATATCCGGCCTTTATAATTAAAAATATTACTGGGAAGATTGTGGGATTTTGTTTCCTGAGAGCACATAATCCCTTGCCGGTGTTCAGAGAAACAGCAGAAATCAGTTATTTTTTAAAAGAGGATGAGGTGGGAAAAGGAATAGGGAAGTATGCTTTAGGGCTACTTGAGAAAGAAGGCAAAGCAATGGGAATAAAGTACATTTTGGCAAGCATATCATCGTATAATGAGCAAAGTTTGTGCTTTCATAAAAAAAACGGGTTTATTGAATGCGGCAGGTTTCGTAATATTGGTAAGAAGAAAGGAAAAAACTTTGATGTGGTTTGGATGGAGAAAGAAATTTAA
- a CDS encoding RNA polymerase sigma factor: MRYIIENPKIYERTPPPGPEQTMLDSAEQVSVRRAVAGLPERERAIVFLRYYQGLSYAEIAAVLGIPEPTVGTRLHRAREKLRKKLDQF, encoded by the coding sequence ATCCGTTATATTATTGAAAACCCTAAAATATATGAAAGGACACCGCCCCCCGGACCGGAACAGACAATGCTAGACTCTGCTGAACAGGTTTCAGTACGGCGGGCTGTGGCCGGACTGCCGGAGCGGGAACGTGCAATCGTGTTTCTGCGTTACTACCAGGGGTTAAGCTATGCGGAAATCGCAGCTGTCCTGGGAATTCCTGAGCCAACTGTAGGTACCCGGCTGCACCGGGCACGGGAGAAACTAAGAAAAAAATTGGACCAGTTTTAG
- a CDS encoding anti-sigma factor family protein: MPCPSDMIWECYLDGELPPDQHSEVERHLAQCLTCSTRVAVIREENEMIAAALAIPVPPDLAVHIERRLASYSEMGIYWLWFFLPLLGLTSALVALRMAWLPLLAQLRDILLLLVGGDLLLRACLETARMTLILAGNALRGSPVLPVLTLFTVPLLLMKLKLLTGGRANV, encoded by the coding sequence ATGCCATGCCCCAGCGATATGATCTGGGAATGCTATCTTGATGGAGAACTACCTCCGGACCAACACTCCGAAGTAGAGCGCCACCTGGCACAATGCCTGACTTGTTCCACCAGAGTCGCCGTAATCCGGGAGGAAAACGAAATGATCGCGGCGGCACTGGCAATACCGGTTCCCCCCGATCTAGCGGTCCATATTGAACGCCGGCTTGCCAGTTACTCTGAGATGGGCATCTACTGGTTGTGGTTCTTCTTGCCGCTACTGGGGCTAACTTCAGCCTTGGTGGCGCTAAGGATGGCGTGGCTGCCGCTGCTCGCTCAGTTGCGGGATATCCTGCTCCTGCTGGTGGGTGGGGATTTGCTGTTGCGAGCTTGCCTTGAAACAGCAAGAATGACATTGATCCTCGCCGGGAACGCCCTGCGGGGGAGTCCGGTATTACCGGTCCTGACCCTGTTCACTGTCCCACTGCTATTGATGAAATTAAAATTACTTACAGGAGGACGAGCAAATGTTTAA
- a CDS encoding IS110 family transposase, whose product MLKIVYPICCGIDVHKTFVVATIATTNRENITTYQTKRFSTFTKDLRALALWLSNNECVHVCMESTGKYWIPVYNILEPSCRITLAHPKYVKAIRGKKTDKKDSVWIADLHKHGLVPGSFIPPADIREIRDLLRYRSKLVSFASSEKNRVQNSLTVSNIMLSNVVSDTFGKSASAILSHLLKHPDDQDFDFRPLLHGSMLKKQDDIALAVDGTISEVQAGKISMCLSHMDVIKSYIAQIEATTIRLTASYSSAIKIIQSVPGISLFSALAILSEIGADMSAFYSAKHLCSWAGLAPSNDQSAGKKKSVRISRAGVYIKPLLVQCANAAIKDKDFPHYRIRYEAIKHRRGHKRAIIAIARIMLTAIYHMLSNGELFNPALYEKAQCKPGFVASSEQHAVKLLQRLGYSVVKIAESA is encoded by the coding sequence ATGCTTAAAATTGTCTACCCCATCTGTTGCGGCATCGACGTTCACAAGACCTTCGTCGTTGCTACCATCGCGACCACTAATCGTGAAAACATCACAACCTACCAAACGAAACGCTTTTCCACCTTTACCAAGGATTTGAGAGCTTTAGCGCTGTGGCTCTCGAACAATGAGTGTGTGCATGTCTGCATGGAGTCCACTGGCAAGTACTGGATTCCTGTCTACAACATCCTGGAACCTTCCTGCCGGATCACCCTGGCACATCCGAAGTATGTCAAGGCGATCCGTGGCAAGAAGACTGACAAAAAGGATTCCGTTTGGATCGCAGACCTCCACAAACATGGACTGGTTCCAGGTAGTTTCATTCCCCCAGCTGATATTCGTGAAATTCGCGATTTGCTGCGCTATCGTTCCAAACTGGTTTCCTTTGCGTCCAGTGAAAAGAACCGGGTGCAAAACTCCCTGACGGTTTCCAATATCATGCTTTCCAATGTGGTGTCCGACACCTTTGGCAAAAGTGCTTCGGCTATTCTTTCGCATTTGTTGAAACATCCTGATGATCAGGACTTTGATTTTCGGCCGCTTTTACACGGCTCAATGCTTAAGAAGCAAGACGATATTGCCTTAGCCGTTGACGGCACCATTAGCGAAGTTCAGGCTGGTAAAATCTCCATGTGCTTGAGCCATATGGATGTTATTAAAAGCTATATCGCTCAGATAGAAGCAACTACCATCCGCTTGACTGCCTCTTACTCCAGCGCTATAAAGATTATCCAATCCGTTCCTGGTATTAGCCTGTTTTCAGCACTTGCCATTTTATCTGAAATTGGCGCCGATATGTCCGCTTTTTACTCAGCTAAACATCTTTGTTCCTGGGCTGGACTTGCCCCCTCCAACGATCAGAGTGCCGGTAAGAAGAAATCGGTTCGCATCAGTCGGGCTGGCGTTTACATCAAGCCCTTACTCGTTCAGTGCGCAAATGCAGCTATTAAGGATAAAGACTTCCCTCACTACCGCATCCGCTATGAAGCAATTAAGCACCGTCGCGGCCACAAGAGGGCTATTATTGCCATTGCTCGCATAATGTTGACAGCAATTTACCACATGCTTTCAAATGGTGAACTGTTCAATCCGGCACTCTACGAGAAGGCACAGTGCAAACCCGGCTTTGTAGCTTCGTCAGAACAACATGCAGTTAAATTATTACAGCGTTTAGGTTATTCGGTTGTCAAAATTGCTGAGTCTGCTTAG